Within Vicia villosa cultivar HV-30 ecotype Madison, WI linkage group LG1, Vvil1.0, whole genome shotgun sequence, the genomic segment CAAGAAATCAATCAATATATCCCTCCAAGTCAATCAAATTTCGTACAAGTAAGGATTGGGTTAAAAAGATGGGATTTGATcaaatttagaaagattgaaAATCAATTTCCAACCAATTTGCAAAAGATTGATACAAGGAGATTTGATCCAATTTATGTTGCCCTAATCCTTCCAATATAAGTACTAAACAATTCAAGAGGCAAGGTGGACGAAAAATTACAAGGATTGCAGGCTCTAAGAACCCTAGTCGAGCTCACACGAATTGGAAAAAATCAATAATCGTTTTTGGATTTGTAGGCTGAGTTAGAGTGTTTTGAGGATCCAAACATCTTCCTGGGGTCTCACTGAACACTCTCCAACCCgtttcaagcttggaagcatcaAGAACATCGCAATATTATTCACGGTTTGCCTTGAAATATTTTGAGATTGAGCTCATGCATACATGTGTTTTTAATGTAATATGATCACGTATTCATGGTAAGAATGACCTTATGATGCTTTCTGGGTATGTTAATTTGATTTTCGTTGCATATTTGAGAATCTACCATGACTAGGGTTTAAGGTTTCAATTTAGGGGTTCCTGTTTAGGGCAAAATCAAAACCGATGGAGATCACCATTGGATTCGTAGGGGAAAAACAAGTGGAATAATGGTCTCACTTTGTGTTTATCGTTATTATCTGTAAAATTGCAGGTCTTTAGCCATGGCAACAAACCCTTCGTTGTAGGCCCTATCTAAAACGACGGCcagggaagaagatgaacaggtgGCATTCAGCCATTGGACTAATTCAAATCGCATAGGTCCGCGCACGCGTCTAGTTGCGTTTTTATGTTTTCATATATGTTAATGCAGGGGCGATTGAGTAACAATAACATTGTTGCAGCACGAATGGCCATACAATCCCTTGCCAATTCCAAGGTCGtcagttcgatccctggcccttcgCATAAATATTAATAAACTGCAATTGTAGATCCTGTGTACCACCCTTGGAATTATTACCATGGATACTCAGAACCACAACAATCGGATGGTCACCATCATGGATCTCACGTACGAGATTGAAGGGCGCATACCATGGTCATCAGCCCTACCACACAGGATTAACTAAGTCCttcttttttctaatttttttattttatctatttatttaattataagttgtttttgTTGGTTATTTTATTGTTTTGCTAATAAATCCttctaaaaatctttttaaagaaCAAAACTTCTTTAAAATTTCTCTttttcataaaaagaaaaaaaaaacatagaaataaaaatattcatttttattgttaataataattttatttaattaaatgttttaaattaatttaatggtttaattatttaattgattaaaatatacaTTAGGGTTAGTAatttaatcgaaattttattttcaccgattaattaattaggttggaaatcaataattaattactctggtttttatttattctattaatcatattTAACTTgtgcccaaattagggtttgcaaAGATCACGCCTACACTAAAAAATTCCCTTTTCTTTGTGTAATTTTCAGGTTTAGCACCAGGATTTCCTCCGACTACGAGCCATATCAGATGAAAGCTAAGTCCTTGATTCTATTTttctaatttaaatatttattttttcccttttaatttaattatttatttttgcctttctgatgttagtttgtttattattttcaatatcaatgaactggccatacactcacctcttttctgtttatttcttccttttccaattttcagggttagtcatccggtcaaagctcgattagtcggtaaccctagaaactcatcttttaatttctttattattattacttatgccaaaccctattgcaTTAATGGCGTTTaagtttattctttttttttcttttccccgTCCCCATGACGTATTATGTAACTGCTTCCTggtgtattgtgtggccttgaaggcacttaaactatgatatattatattattactgCGTGATTAGTAACTTAGGGAGTGGTAaccctgaattgaattagaatcacttaatcacaagataaattattttgaatctgatcacgtgattgttgtacccacacaccttttttggtacccctcttgttgcctgttgccttgtgtttttcagtgcagaatagccaagtccctcggatacgaggatacctcagcaatgtttccctcggttcattcagatcataagtccctaatgatgctaccttcgattcgctaatatgatctcgtccctcgaagttgcctacgaagtgttgaggtatcctccggttgcctaaaagtaaatggctattctgatccttcccttagactacctgcctcctctatggctagggacagtcttgtggcgaacgataattcgacgacccttcaacctccaaataaaagaacttccctaccctcctatggtatggatagcctgaaaggctaaaagaatttttttcatctaaccagATAATTTgtccctaattgctttgctctggtttcaaaattctttttctacccttttctaaaaaacttcaataaggttacactcatttacgagctaaagtccttatttcttcttcttctatatttCTGAACTTTTGGTTTcgaagagcaaagcaattaagagcccatggataaccatggatgcaaaaggtgccttacaccttccctttgcataaattaccccccgaactcagtttttatttaaaaggtttttcgtgttcttttagcctttctgttaatttggataaaataaaagtcggtggcgactcttgcttaccgtgacattccgataaagtcagttcactgtattacacTATCCAACTGCgtctttttcctttttcattgaGGGATAGGGCTAGAGCTTGGCTCAAGTCTTTACCCGGGAATTCTGTCACGACCTGGAATGAACTTAAGAAAGTCTTCCTGGCACGTTATTTTCTACCTAGTAAGACCGCCATGCTAAGAGCCCAGATCAATGAGTTTAGACAAAAAGACAACGAGTCCTTATTTGAAGCGTGGGAaagatacaaggacatgcttagactttGTACACATCATGGTTTAGAACAATGGTTAATTATCCATACCTTCTATAATGGTCTCCTCTACAACACGAGACTTACAATCGACGCCGCCGTAGGTGGCCCACTGATGGATAAAGAATATGTCGATGCTTACGCACTTATTGAAAAATGGCTCAAAACCATTATCAATGGGGAAGCAAGAGAGCTCTGTCAGAGAAAACTTCTGGAGAGAAATCTTCAATGAAGAGTGCTATGTACGAGATAAGTAGCCTCGACCGCGTTAACGCCAAAGTCGATGCCCTAACTCAGAAGATCGAAAACCTCATTGTAGCACCTCTAGCCGCCGTGGCTGCTGTTTCCCCAAATTGCGAAATATGCGGAGTGTCTGGACATGCTGCCCCCGAGTGGCATCTTTTGACAAGAGTTTCCCCCGAaccagtaaactatgctcaaggaaacccttactcAAACACGTATAACCCAAGATGAAAGAATCACCCTAACTTCTCGTACAAGAACAATAATGCTCTGTACGCACTTGGTCAAGCACCCAATGTACCACCTGAATATCAAAAGGCACCCTTCGCTGCTCCTAACATCCCCAGGAAGTCTAACTTATAATTAATGATGGAAAATTTCATAGCCACTCAAACTCCGACTAATAAGGATTTCCTAAACCAAAACGTGCATACTAATGAGCAAATCAGACAGTTAGCCACTAAAGTAGACGCGTTGGTCACTCACAACAAGATGCTTGAGACACAAATCTCTCAAGTGgcacaacaacaagcacctactgccgtACCTGTTGGGACATTTCCAAGACAGCCACAACCTAACCCAAAAGGACATGCTCATGCTATTATTCTGCGAAGTGGTAGAGAGATGGACGAACCGA encodes:
- the LOC131593682 gene encoding uncharacterized protein LOC131593682, with translation MAQNHYQWGSKRALSEKTSGEKSSMKSAMYEISSLDRVNAKVDALTQKIENLIVAPLAAVAAVSPNCEICGVSGHAAPEWHLLTRVSPEPVNYAQGNPYSNTYNPR